GGACTTAATCCCAAGGCCCCTAGCCTCAAAGTAGCCTTAGAGACGTTAGTCAGCTGTAACCCGGCCCTTAAATCAGAGGTCTCTGCCGTAGTGACCGTTCTGGGGGCGTCGCAGTTGTTTGAGGTCCGCTTAGCTGAGGATAAGTCTGAACAGGAAAAGTTTTTTTTCTCGCTGCAGTGGACTCGGGAATCCCTACGGCAATTCGATTTCCCGGTGGTGATTTGGTTGTCTGATGCTGTCGCTACGGGTTTAGCCAAGCAGGCACCCGATTTCTGGAGCTGGCGCAGTGGGGTTTTTGAGTTTGAAGCTAATAAGAGTGAAATTGACCAAACTTTCTACCCTGTGCCATCAGGCCATCATGTCTCCAGTGAACAGAATCTAGACAACCAGGCAGCTCGTAAAATCGAAGACTTAAAGCAACAAATTGCTGAGCTACGTCACCAAAATCAGCAATCTCCCCTTTTGACAACGCTCTATCGCAACCTAGGAGATGCCTATCATCAGCAGGCAGCCTATGCGTTAGCCCTTGATGCTTACGAACAGGTACTCAAACAGGCAAGGATTCATAAGCAGCGCTCAACAGAAGCTGAGACTTTTTTCAAACTGGGAGGCATACTCCTCGATTGCCGACGCTATCAATCAGTGCGGACTTATTACCAACAAGCCCTCGAGATCGCTATTGAAACCAATAATCGTAATCTACAAGCTATCACCTTCCATCAGCTAGGCATAGTTGCCCAACAGCTACGAGAATATGAGCAAGCTCGTGCCTATTACCAACAAGCTCTCAATATCGAGATCGAAACCAATAATCGTAATGGACAAGCGATCACCAACCACCAGTTAGGTATAGTGGCCCAACAGTTGCGGGAATATGAGCGAGCTTGTGCCTATTACCAACAAGCTCTCAATATTGAGATCGAAACTAATAATCGCAATGTACAAGCAAGCACCTACCATCAGCTAGGCATGGTGGCCGAAGAGCTACGAGAACATGAGAAAGCCCGTGCTTATTACCAACAAGCCCTCAAGATCGCCATTGAAACTAGTAATCGCAATGGTCAAGCAAGCACCTACCACCAGTTAGGACGGGTGGCCGAAGAGCTACGAGAATATGAGCGAGCTTGTGCCTATTACCAACAATCTCTCGATATTGAAATCGAAACTAATGATCGCAATGGACAAGCAAGCACCTATCACCAGCTAGGCATGGTGGCCCAACAGCTACGGGAATATGAGCAAGCCCGTGCCTATTACCAACAAGCTCTTGAGATCGCTATTGAAACCAATAATCGCAATGGTCAAGCAAGCACCTACCACCAGTTAGGACGGGTGGCCGAAGAGCTACGAAAATAT
The Acaryochloris thomasi RCC1774 genome window above contains:
- a CDS encoding tetratricopeptide repeat protein, which translates into the protein MVMQTELSSLNQRELTKLVLSIRASVQKLDLFLAICDHRDLRETLIHEYETTLSDQGITPYRTGLNPKAPSLKVALETLVSCNPALKSEVSAVVTVLGASQLFEVRLAEDKSEQEKFFFSLQWTRESLRQFDFPVVIWLSDAVATGLAKQAPDFWSWRSGVFEFEANKSEIDQTFYPVPSGHHVSSEQNLDNQAARKIEDLKQQIAELRHQNQQSPLLTTLYRNLGDAYHQQAAYALALDAYEQVLKQARIHKQRSTEAETFFKLGGILLDCRRYQSVRTYYQQALEIAIETNNRNLQAITFHQLGIVAQQLREYEQARAYYQQALNIEIETNNRNGQAITNHQLGIVAQQLREYERACAYYQQALNIEIETNNRNVQASTYHQLGMVAEELREHEKARAYYQQALKIAIETSNRNGQASTYHQLGRVAEELREYERACAYYQQSLDIEIETNDRNGQASTYHQLGMVAQQLREYEQARAYYQQALEIAIETNNRNGQASTYHQLGRVAEELRKYEQARAYYQQALEIDIETNNRNGQASTYHQLGRVAEELRKYEQARAYYQQALDTKIETNNRNGQASTYFQMGKIAETLADIAAAQALYLQDLRITMELNDPDSLEISSRNLKRFCQEYPDDDFLAKVSQLLNKHPEQLKEIIDA